A region of Gammaproteobacteria bacterium DNA encodes the following proteins:
- a CDS encoding secondary thiamine-phosphate synthase enzyme YjbQ — protein MTAEVLQYLPEIKPLSIGLLNLFIKHTSASLSINENADPTVRMDFENYFQQAVPENETYYQHLDEGSDDLPAHIKSSILGSSVNIPVSKGALNLGIWQGIYLGEHRNYGGHRTLVITLQGS, from the coding sequence ATGACTGCCGAGGTGCTGCAATACCTACCTGAAATCAAACCACTCTCTATCGGCCTGCTGAACCTGTTTATCAAACACACTTCCGCCTCACTGAGCATCAATGAAAACGCTGATCCTACGGTCAGAATGGATTTCGAGAACTATTTTCAACAAGCTGTGCCAGAAAATGAAACCTATTATCAGCACCTTGACGAAGGTAGTGATGATCTGCCTGCTCATATTAAAAGCAGCATTTTAGGCTCTAGCGTAAACATCCCCGTCTCAAAGGGGGCTTTGAACCTGGGCATCTGGCAAGGTATCTATCTTGGCGAACATCGCAATTACGGTGGCCATCGAACACTGGTGATCACACTACAAGGATCGTAG
- a CDS encoding type II restriction endonuclease, with the protein MANRPIHFNKSCLKTLTAVEANLAKSNQHEFQGVAALRELFGLNTYTYPATFSIRGDNQSYQTELTWYDARARNPERSAEYRLYFKSNKVMLIAKEGDSIVIGKDKNNNIHCELIPTGSLDHRYSKFWTDC; encoded by the coding sequence ATGGCCAATAGACCCATACACTTCAATAAAAGTTGTTTAAAAACTCTTACAGCAGTAGAAGCTAATTTAGCTAAGTCAAATCAGCACGAATTTCAAGGGGTTGCAGCTCTTCGTGAGCTATTTGGACTAAATACTTATACTTATCCTGCTACATTTTCAATTCGAGGTGATAATCAAAGCTATCAAACAGAGTTAACTTGGTACGACGCACGAGCAAGAAATCCTGAACGTTCTGCAGAATACCGGCTTTATTTTAAATCAAATAAAGTCATGCTTATTGCGAAAGAAGGAGACTCTATCGTAATAGGGAAAGATAAAAACAACAATATTCATTGTGAATTAATTCCAACCGGATCATTAGACCATAGATATTCAAAGTTTTGGACCGATTGCTAG
- the glyS gene encoding glycine--tRNA ligase subunit beta, protein MSQHDLLIEIGTEELPPKALQTLSEAFRDGFSASLKSHQLNFEQVSAYASPRRLALIVTGLAEKQADKAVERRGPALQAAFDAEGKPSKAASGFARSCGVDVADLEQMETKKGAWLVFRSLQQGQQTTALLATMIETALAALPIPKRMRWGAGEEEFVRPVHWVLLRFGAEVVETTVLGLRTVGCTRGHRFHAPQEIEIATAADYVSTLQEQGKVRVDYPQRRAEIVRQVEAAAAEQNGVAVMDAALLDEVTALVEWPVAVLGGFEAEFLQVPQEVLITTMQDNQKYFPLLSAEGKLMPYFITISNIESKDPAQVREGNERVIRPRFSDAMFFWDQDRKQTLASRRDSLKSVLFQKQLGTLFDKSERVANLAAWVAEQIGADVKHARRAAELAKCDLMSDMVCEFTSLQGVMGGYYANNDGEASAVVAAMSEQYQPRHAGDDLPIGAVGQALAIADKVDTLLGIFAIGQKPTGTKDPFALRRAALGLLRIMIERRLPLDLRALLQQAAEGLSDKVDANKAIDVTLDYMLERLKAYYADAGIEASVVEAVLSLRPTQPLDFDQRVRAVALFQKLEAAESLAAANKRIQNILKKVEGEPVALDQSLFVAAAEADLFAVVAGLAQQTEALFAARDYAPALTALAALKEPVDLFFDQVMVMDEDLTVRANRIALLNQVSGLFLRVANLARLQS, encoded by the coding sequence ATGAGCCAGCACGATCTGTTGATTGAAATTGGCACCGAAGAATTGCCACCCAAAGCCCTGCAAACATTATCAGAGGCCTTTCGGGACGGTTTTAGTGCCAGCTTAAAATCACATCAGCTTAACTTTGAGCAGGTCAGCGCCTACGCCAGTCCTCGGCGTTTGGCCTTGATCGTCACCGGTTTGGCAGAAAAACAGGCAGACAAAGCCGTTGAACGGCGCGGGCCTGCGCTGCAAGCGGCCTTTGATGCTGAGGGCAAGCCAAGCAAAGCCGCCAGCGGTTTTGCCCGCTCTTGTGGTGTTGATGTGGCTGACTTGGAACAGATGGAAACTAAAAAGGGCGCGTGGCTGGTGTTTCGCAGTCTGCAACAGGGGCAGCAGACCACGGCGCTGTTGGCGACCATGATTGAGACGGCGTTGGCGGCGTTGCCGATTCCAAAGCGGATGCGTTGGGGCGCGGGTGAAGAGGAGTTTGTCCGTCCGGTGCATTGGGTATTGCTGCGCTTTGGCGCTGAGGTGGTTGAGACCACCGTGCTGGGTCTGCGTACCGTGGGCTGCACACGCGGCCATCGTTTCCACGCTCCGCAGGAGATCGAAATCGCCACGGCGGCGGATTACGTCAGCACCTTGCAGGAGCAGGGCAAGGTGCGGGTGGATTACCCGCAGCGTCGAGCTGAGATTGTGCGCCAAGTGGAGGCCGCTGCCGCAGAACAGAACGGTGTGGCGGTGATGGATGCGGCGCTGTTGGATGAAGTGACGGCGTTGGTGGAGTGGCCGGTGGCGGTGCTGGGTGGTTTTGAAGCCGAGTTTTTACAGGTGCCGCAGGAGGTGTTGATCACCACCATGCAGGACAACCAAAAATACTTCCCGCTGCTCTCCGCTGAGGGCAAATTGATGCCCTATTTTATTACCATCAGCAACATTGAGAGCAAAGATCCGGCGCAAGTACGCGAGGGCAATGAGCGCGTGATTCGGCCACGTTTCAGCGATGCGATGTTTTTTTGGGATCAAGATCGCAAGCAGACCTTGGCCTCACGGCGAGATTCCTTAAAGAGTGTCTTGTTCCAAAAACAGCTCGGAACCTTGTTTGATAAATCGGAACGGGTGGCTAATTTGGCCGCGTGGGTTGCGGAGCAGATCGGTGCCGATGTGAAGCACGCGCGCCGTGCCGCTGAGCTGGCCAAATGTGATTTGATGAGCGATATGGTGTGTGAGTTCACCTCTTTACAAGGGGTGATGGGCGGTTATTACGCCAACAACGACGGTGAAGCGTCGGCGGTGGTGGCGGCGATGAGCGAGCAGTATCAACCGCGTCATGCCGGTGACGATCTGCCGATCGGTGCTGTGGGACAGGCTTTGGCCATTGCGGATAAAGTGGATACCTTGCTGGGGATTTTTGCCATCGGCCAAAAACCCACCGGCACCAAAGATCCTTTTGCCCTGCGGCGCGCGGCCTTGGGTCTGTTGCGGATCATGATTGAACGTCGTCTGCCGCTGGATCTGCGGGCGTTGTTGCAACAGGCGGCGGAGGGTTTGTCTGACAAGGTCGATGCTAATAAGGCTATTGATGTGACGCTGGACTACATGTTGGAGCGTTTGAAAGCTTATTACGCCGATGCCGGTATCGAGGCCAGTGTGGTGGAGGCGGTGTTGAGTTTGCGCCCGACCCAGCCGTTGGACTTTGATCAGCGGGTGCGGGCGGTGGCGCTGTTCCAAAAGTTGGAGGCAGCTGAGAGTTTGGCGGCGGCGAATAAACGCATTCAGAATATCTTGAAAAAGGTCGAAGGTGAGCCGGTGGCGCTGGATCAGAGTCTGTTTGTGGCGGCGGCAGAGGCGGATCTGTTTGCGGTGGTTGCGGGTTTGGCGCAGCAGACTGAGGCGCTGTTTGCGGCGCGAGATTACGCCCCCGCACTGACCGCGTTGGCGGCTTTGAAAGAGCCGGTGGATCTGTTTTTTGATCAGGTGATGGTGATGGATGAAGATCTGACCGTACGCGCCAATCGCATTGCGCTGCTGAACCAAGTCAGCGGCCTCTTTTTGCGTGTTGCAAATTTGGCGCGGTTGCAGTCGTGA
- the glyQ gene encoding glycine--tRNA ligase subunit alpha: MTSDAAAHDVSTFQGLILALQTYWAKQGCVLLQPYDMEMGAGTFHPATFLRAIGPEPWSAAYVQPSRRPTDGRYGKNPNRLQHYYQFQVMLKPSPINIQELYLDSLRTVGVDPLVHDIRFVEDNWESPTLGAWGLGWEVWLNGMEVSQFTYFQQVGGLECRPVTGEITYGLERIAMYLQGVESVYDLVWSNGSNGTVSYGDVFHQNEVEQSTYNFEHANTEALFAAFDRCETESQRLIEVGLALPAYEQILQASHNFNLLDARHAISVTERQRYILRIRALSRAVAEAYYAAREELGFPLLNKTPEAAS, translated from the coding sequence GTGACTTCAGATGCCGCTGCGCACGATGTGTCTACTTTTCAGGGGCTGATTTTGGCTCTGCAAACTTACTGGGCGAAGCAGGGCTGTGTGCTGCTGCAACCCTACGATATGGAGATGGGGGCAGGGACATTTCATCCCGCTACCTTTTTGCGTGCCATCGGCCCTGAGCCGTGGTCAGCGGCCTATGTGCAGCCTTCTCGCCGCCCCACCGACGGGCGTTACGGCAAAAATCCCAACCGTTTGCAGCATTACTATCAGTTTCAGGTGATGCTCAAACCCTCGCCGATTAACATTCAAGAGCTGTATCTTGACTCCTTGCGCACCGTGGGGGTTGATCCGCTGGTGCATGACATCCGTTTTGTCGAAGACAATTGGGAGTCGCCTACTTTGGGTGCGTGGGGTCTGGGTTGGGAAGTGTGGCTCAACGGCATGGAAGTGAGCCAATTTACCTATTTCCAACAAGTGGGCGGTCTGGAGTGTCGTCCGGTCACGGGTGAGATCACTTACGGGCTGGAGCGCATCGCCATGTATCTGCAAGGAGTGGAGAGTGTTTATGACCTGGTTTGGTCGAACGGATCAAATGGCACGGTCAGTTACGGTGATGTGTTTCATCAAAATGAAGTGGAGCAATCGACCTATAACTTCGAGCACGCCAATACGGAGGCGCTGTTTGCCGCGTTTGATCGCTGTGAAACCGAGAGTCAACGGCTGATCGAGGTGGGTTTGGCACTGCCCGCTTATGAGCAGATTCTGCAAGCCTCGCATAATTTTAATCTGTTGGATGCGCGTCACGCGATTTCAGTTACCGAACGCCAGCGTTATATTTTGCGCATTCGGGCGCTCTCGCGAGCGGTGGCCGAGGCTTACTACGCGGCGCGTGAAGAGTTGGGTTTTCCACTGCTGAACAAAACACCGGAGGCCGCCTCATGA
- the gmhB gene encoding D-glycero-beta-D-manno-heptose 1,7-bisphosphate 7-phosphatase, with product MKLVILDRDGVINHDSDDYIKSVDEWRPIAGSLEAIARLNQAGYRVVVVTNQSGLARGYFTLDEFYAMNQKLHRLLRQAGGQLEGLFFCPHAPDEQCACRKPKPGLLHDVAKRLDVDLKGVAFVGDALGDLQAALAVGAKPILVLTGKGQRTQHNLSGLGDVPVYADLSAFVDHVLR from the coding sequence ATGAAGCTGGTTATTTTGGATCGTGATGGGGTCATCAATCACGATTCCGATGACTACATTAAATCCGTTGACGAGTGGCGGCCCATTGCTGGTAGCTTGGAGGCGATTGCTCGCTTGAACCAAGCGGGTTATCGGGTGGTGGTGGTGACGAATCAATCGGGTTTGGCGCGGGGTTATTTTACTCTGGATGAGTTTTATGCCATGAATCAGAAGTTGCACCGGCTGTTGCGACAGGCGGGGGGACAGTTGGAAGGCCTGTTTTTCTGCCCTCATGCACCGGATGAGCAATGCGCTTGCCGTAAACCCAAACCCGGTTTGTTGCACGATGTGGCCAAACGGCTGGATGTGGATCTAAAGGGGGTAGCCTTTGTGGGAGACGCTTTGGGTGATCTGCAAGCGGCCTTGGCCGTGGGTGCCAAGCCAATCTTGGTGTTGACCGGTAAAGGCCAGCGGACGCAGCATAATTTAAGTGGTTTGGGTGATGTGCCTGTTTATGCTGACTTGAGTGCATTTGTTGATCATGTGTTGAGGTAG
- a CDS encoding PKD domain-containing protein, protein MLILWDDPSVGTQALQTALLNAGFEVFLSENSESEFNGANPLLDDFNVVIHLNGTSHGRDMPLSGQQALVDYVRYGGGYIHSAWNAYEYYFGGIQLMRDLILFDRITGECYQERPYYRLESAEIHPILANVPQSFSFSGGFNVGPLHLFETNPSTVLMRIQSDAAVAVRELGRGHIVAFNHSGNYAECTGDIPHLNAYVQQLYVDAAHWVAGTVVMNSLSAVFNSPPIAVADGVAPLECSAASSADVTLQGGNSSDPDGDSLAYFWTWLDGQAVGVSPTAIFSLGVTEVTLLVDDGQGLTASEQTLITVQDSVAPVVSAGLDQVLEANSPAGAAFDLASQASATDGCCEVSLVTPLGQYALGQHRLTATALDCADNLGRDSMLLTVVDRTPPLLSAALVRVRFVDDDEDEDEGENHEDEHDEDEKDDEKQRFRVQFNASDLVDLNPVLKAELWVVGYEKPIMVSNGQLIEFEYEDDESEVEFEEGLLEVEAAGMMLRVSAVDASGNRSVVEDQVLGWRSEEDGEGHD, encoded by the coding sequence GTGTTAATTCTTTGGGATGATCCCAGTGTGGGAACGCAAGCGTTGCAAACGGCTCTGTTGAATGCTGGTTTTGAGGTGTTTTTGAGTGAGAACAGTGAAAGCGAATTTAATGGCGCGAACCCATTACTGGATGATTTTAATGTCGTTATTCACTTGAATGGCACCTCACACGGGCGAGATATGCCGCTCTCTGGACAGCAGGCGCTGGTGGATTATGTGCGTTATGGCGGCGGTTATATTCATTCGGCTTGGAATGCGTATGAATATTATTTTGGCGGGATACAGTTGATGCGCGATCTTATTTTGTTTGATCGCATTACGGGTGAATGTTATCAAGAGAGACCTTATTATCGTCTTGAGTCCGCTGAGATACACCCTATTTTGGCGAATGTTCCGCAGTCTTTTTCTTTTTCTGGTGGGTTTAATGTCGGGCCGCTGCACCTTTTTGAAACCAACCCATCAACGGTATTAATGAGGATTCAGAGCGATGCTGCGGTGGCGGTGCGTGAGTTGGGGCGCGGTCATATTGTTGCGTTTAATCACAGTGGTAATTACGCCGAATGCACGGGCGATATTCCTCATCTCAACGCCTATGTGCAGCAACTTTATGTGGATGCGGCGCACTGGGTTGCTGGAACGGTGGTGATGAATAGTCTGTCAGCGGTTTTTAATAGTCCACCGATTGCGGTGGCTGATGGGGTGGCTCCATTGGAGTGTTCGGCGGCTTCCAGTGCGGATGTGACGTTGCAGGGCGGCAATTCCAGTGATCCTGATGGTGATTCTTTGGCTTATTTTTGGACGTGGTTAGACGGTCAGGCGGTGGGTGTATCACCAACCGCGATTTTTTCGTTGGGGGTAACGGAGGTGACTTTGCTGGTGGATGACGGTCAGGGCTTGACCGCCAGCGAGCAGACTTTGATAACGGTACAGGACAGTGTGGCTCCGGTGGTCAGTGCCGGTCTGGATCAGGTTTTGGAGGCGAACAGCCCTGCGGGAGCGGCGTTTGATCTGGCCAGTCAAGCCAGTGCCACGGATGGTTGTTGTGAGGTGAGTTTGGTAACGCCACTGGGTCAGTACGCTCTGGGTCAGCACAGGTTAACGGCGACGGCATTGGATTGTGCTGATAATTTGGGTCGTGATTCGATGCTCTTAACGGTGGTGGATAGAACGCCGCCGTTATTAAGTGCGGCTTTGGTACGGGTTCGTTTTGTTGATGACGACGAGGATGAAGACGAAGGTGAGAATCATGAGGATGAGCACGATGAAGATGAGAAGGACGATGAAAAACAGCGGTTTCGAGTCCAGTTTAATGCTTCAGATTTGGTGGATCTGAATCCAGTGCTGAAAGCTGAGCTGTGGGTTGTGGGTTATGAAAAGCCGATTATGGTCAGCAATGGCCAATTGATTGAATTTGAGTACGAAGACGATGAGAGTGAAGTGGAGTTTGAAGAGGGGCTGCTGGAGGTGGAGGCAGCAGGCATGATGCTGCGGGTTTCGGCGGTGGATGCCAGTGGCAATCGCTCTGTGGTGGAGGATCAGGTTTTAGGGTGGCGAAGTGAGGAGGATGGTGAAGGTCATGATTGA
- a CDS encoding type II toxin-antitoxin system HicB family antitoxin, translating to MMNVMEIDGFRAIIKYDPEIELFRGEFIALNGGADFYAEDIKSLKKEGALSLKTFLDMCKEDGVEPRKIYSGKFNVRVPSTLHEEIANVAAANGKSLNQWLIETLDHATHADPK from the coding sequence ATGATGAATGTAATGGAAATTGATGGTTTTCGCGCCATTATTAAATACGATCCTGAAATCGAACTGTTTCGAGGTGAGTTTATCGCCCTTAACGGCGGAGCAGATTTTTACGCCGAAGATATTAAAAGCCTCAAAAAAGAAGGCGCTCTCTCATTAAAAACCTTTCTCGATATGTGCAAAGAAGACGGCGTTGAACCCAGAAAAATCTACTCTGGAAAATTCAATGTGCGTGTACCCTCGACCCTTCATGAAGAGATCGCCAATGTCGCCGCTGCCAATGGCAAGAGCTTAAACCAATGGCTTATTGAAACACTTGACCACGCAACACACGCCGATCCAAAGTAA
- a CDS encoding lysophospholipid acyltransferase family protein, which produces MNKKENKIWLSGLYLRALIYWLGVAVVSVLHNSTLFMTRRVLPPKAHYAWATLWNRFNIFWLELICGVTCRVEGLENIPDQPCIAFAKHQSTWETIKLPILLPRQVWVVKKELLKIPFFGWALDSLEPIAIDRSAGRRAIVQMIRQGRERLDSGRWIVVFPEGTRVLPGEKVRYKMGGAVLAEKMGVPVIPVAHNAGEFWPKHSFIKWPGEITVSIGAPISTEGKTANEINAEAEAWIETKMLEISGLTSVENN; this is translated from the coding sequence ATGAATAAAAAAGAAAATAAAATTTGGTTGTCGGGATTATATCTGCGCGCGTTGATCTATTGGTTGGGGGTGGCCGTTGTTTCGGTGCTGCATAATTCGACCCTGTTTATGACGCGGCGAGTTTTGCCGCCGAAGGCGCATTACGCATGGGCGACCCTTTGGAACCGCTTTAATATTTTTTGGTTAGAGTTGATTTGTGGCGTGACCTGTCGGGTTGAGGGGTTGGAAAACATTCCTGATCAACCGTGCATTGCCTTTGCCAAACATCAATCCACTTGGGAGACGATTAAACTGCCCATTTTATTGCCACGGCAGGTTTGGGTGGTAAAAAAAGAGTTGCTGAAAATACCTTTTTTTGGTTGGGCGTTGGACAGTTTAGAACCGATTGCCATTGATCGCAGCGCCGGTCGTCGTGCGATTGTACAGATGATTCGTCAAGGCCGTGAGCGGCTCGACAGCGGTCGTTGGATTGTGGTTTTCCCTGAAGGTACACGGGTGCTGCCCGGGGAGAAGGTGCGTTATAAAATGGGCGGTGCGGTGCTGGCAGAAAAGATGGGCGTGCCGGTGATTCCGGTGGCGCACAACGCTGGAGAGTTTTGGCCGAAACACAGTTTTATTAAATGGCCGGGAGAAATTACCGTGAGCATCGGTGCGCCGATCAGCACCGAGGGCAAGACAGCCAATGAGATCAACGCCGAGGCGGAGGCCTGGATTGAGACAAAAATGCTGGAGATCAGTGGTTTAACTTCTGTGGAAAATAATTGA
- a CDS encoding MerR family transcriptional regulator, producing the protein MKIGALAKQTQVSVETIRYYEQRQLLNPPARSKAGYRDYSPDDLQRLRFIVQAKTLGVHLAGDQGAAGFALRSR; encoded by the coding sequence ATGAAAATCGGTGCTTTAGCAAAACAGACCCAAGTAAGCGTTGAGACGATTCGTTATTACGAACAGCGTCAACTGTTGAACCCACCCGCGCGCAGCAAAGCAGGTTATCGAGATTATTCTCCTGATGATCTGCAACGGCTGCGTTTTATTGTGCAAGCCAAAACGCTTGGGGTTCACCTTGCAGGAGATCAAGGAGCTGCTGGCTTTGCGCTCAGGTCAAGGTGA
- a CDS encoding DNA cytosine methyltransferase, whose product MKYIELFAGCGGLSIGMKSSGFKLVLANEVSAMAAETFAYNLLNENLNSKDISHCFWIKSRFKKHDPRRLREDYRISSQLPKREVFSDIPKPANFKDLKGGMLIGDIRDLNGFIARSNKLRKEISNSFGDGQVDLVSGGPPCQSFSMAGLRNRDSDKNQLPWAFADFCSKIKPKMVLLENVTGILRAFKSEGKLYYAWFEMAKSFALKGCGYVPVCLHINAKFVGAAQNRPRFIMLCFEVSLVKKIMSSGRLGETGRKVFSRSLDFLAEVQGKGNCEYDSNFYYDLNKGHPIFDEFPFNILKESPFGNEAATVHDAIDDIKVAGLVGRKSHYVKVVNKLSKTLDTLSSHKGGVPPNHELRSNSLRVKARFRLYQIINEMDDKSVIKELKLFIKDPLVADISDLVFDSIKKYSFIDSGGEPCFFSSKEELESFLVLIKTKKQTQRALKSCLPAPAALSIPDDACHYDEKQLRTLTVREMARFQSFPDKFEFRSKVTTGGKMRQFEVPQYTQVGNAVPPLLAKALGNICKEFLLLK is encoded by the coding sequence ATGAAATATATTGAATTGTTTGCAGGCTGTGGTGGGTTGAGTATAGGCATGAAATCCTCTGGGTTTAAATTAGTGCTTGCCAATGAGGTCTCGGCGATGGCGGCTGAAACATTTGCTTATAATCTATTAAATGAAAATTTGAATAGTAAAGATATATCCCATTGTTTTTGGATTAAATCTAGATTCAAGAAGCATGATCCTCGTCGGTTGAGAGAGGACTACCGTATTTCTTCTCAGTTGCCAAAAAGAGAAGTTTTTTCTGACATTCCTAAGCCCGCGAATTTCAAGGATTTAAAGGGTGGGATGTTGATAGGAGATATAAGGGATTTAAATGGGTTTATAGCTCGATCTAACAAACTTAGAAAAGAAATTTCCAACTCATTTGGTGATGGTCAGGTTGACCTTGTGTCGGGTGGGCCACCTTGTCAAAGTTTTAGTATGGCGGGTTTGCGTAATCGTGATTCTGATAAAAATCAACTCCCTTGGGCTTTTGCTGACTTTTGCAGTAAGATTAAGCCAAAAATGGTGTTGCTTGAAAATGTAACGGGCATATTGAGAGCATTTAAGTCCGAGGGTAAGTTGTATTACGCTTGGTTTGAGATGGCAAAATCCTTTGCTTTAAAGGGCTGTGGTTATGTTCCAGTCTGTTTGCATATAAATGCTAAGTTTGTTGGGGCAGCACAAAATAGACCTCGATTTATTATGTTGTGTTTTGAGGTGTCTTTGGTCAAAAAAATAATGTCAAGTGGAAGGCTGGGTGAAACAGGGCGAAAAGTTTTTTCCAGGTCTCTTGATTTTTTAGCTGAAGTTCAGGGTAAGGGTAATTGTGAGTATGACTCTAATTTTTACTATGACCTAAATAAAGGGCATCCTATTTTTGATGAGTTTCCTTTTAATATATTAAAAGAAAGTCCTTTTGGAAATGAGGCTGCGACTGTGCATGATGCTATTGATGATATTAAGGTGGCTGGTTTAGTTGGAAGAAAAAGTCATTATGTGAAGGTTGTTAATAAATTATCTAAAACTCTAGATACGTTATCCAGTCATAAGGGCGGAGTTCCCCCTAATCATGAGTTAAGGTCGAATAGTCTACGGGTTAAGGCGCGATTTAGATTGTATCAAATTATTAATGAGATGGATGATAAAAGCGTGATTAAGGAGCTGAAGTTGTTTATTAAGGATCCTTTGGTTGCCGATATTTCTGATTTAGTATTTGATTCTATAAAAAAATACAGTTTTATTGATTCGGGTGGTGAGCCATGTTTTTTTTCTTCAAAAGAAGAGTTGGAGAGTTTTTTAGTGTTAATTAAAACTAAGAAGCAAACGCAACGAGCATTAAAGTCCTGTCTGCCAGCACCAGCTGCACTGTCAATTCCTGATGATGCCTGTCATTATGATGAGAAACAACTTCGTACTTTAACCGTAAGAGAGATGGCGCGTTTTCAATCATTTCCTGATAAATTTGAATTTAGATCTAAAGTGACAACAGGAGGAAAGATGAGGCAGTTTGAGGTGCCTCAGTATACCCAGGTTGGGAATGCAGTGCCCCCATTACTTGCTAAAGCACTTGGTAACATCTGTAAAGAGTTTCTCTTGCTGAAGTGA
- the cobU gene encoding bifunctional adenosylcobinamide kinase/adenosylcobinamide-phosphate guanylyltransferase, with amino-acid sequence MKTLVLGGTRSGKSALAEQLAAQTQQPVTYIATATVQDHEMQQRIQQHQQRRPTHWLLIEAPLHLASALQQADAEGHTLLVDCLSIWISNLLCAENPTQLQAEIDNLLTSVPQLQSQLILVSNESNMGITPLGKLSRDYCDHIGLLHQQLATRCDSVILTVAGLPHYLKGAASL; translated from the coding sequence ATGAAAACCCTCGTCCTCGGCGGCACCCGCAGCGGCAAAAGTGCGCTGGCAGAACAGTTGGCCGCCCAAACCCAACAACCCGTCACCTACATCGCCACCGCCACCGTGCAAGACCACGAAATGCAGCAGCGCATCCAGCAGCACCAGCAACGTCGCCCCACTCACTGGCTCCTAATCGAAGCCCCGCTGCACCTCGCCAGCGCCCTGCAACAGGCCGATGCAGAAGGACACACTCTGCTGGTGGATTGCCTCAGTATCTGGATCAGCAATCTGCTCTGTGCCGAAAACCCAACGCAACTGCAAGCAGAAATCGACAACCTGCTCACGTCAGTACCTCAACTGCAAAGCCAACTGATTCTGGTCAGCAACGAAAGCAATATGGGCATCACCCCACTGGGCAAACTGAGCCGAGACTACTGCGATCACATCGGCCTGCTGCATCAACAGCTTGCCACACGCTGCGATTCCGTTATCCTCACCGTCGCCGGTTTACCCCACTACCTCAAAGGAGCCGCCTCTTTATGA